TCTCCCTTGGCTGGCTTTGGTTCAGTGCCTTCTGTTGTCAAAGCAGTGGGTGACAGAAGTTCATCTGCGCTGTCTGTCAGTGGTggtactgcatccagctctaTCACACGCAAGTTAACCCACAGCAGGCACTTCAGCACTCTTgggaaaagccatttttcaaGTCAGCAAGATAGTTTTCAGGAATACCTTTCAGGACCATCAGCAGATGTGTGTGGATGTTGTGGTTTAGGACACCTGGCAACGGCTCTGAGCCACGGAAACCAGACCAGCGTGAAACTGCTACAAAGCATCGCTGCTTATCAGCAAGAGAGAGCAGAGTGCAGTGGCTCTTCCCAGATTAATATCACAGAGATTGTGAcgtgctgtgtgctgggcctGCCTGAGGGCTACTCCTGTGTCTCCCCAGGCTTTGTCACGTTAGTGTCACCAGAGCAAGCCACAGTCCTCAAACACTTTGCAGACAAACCCCTGCGGATTCTGCTGGTGGATGGTGACCTCACGGAGCGGTATCGACACTTAGGTTTTAACAGACCGTGTAATGTAAGGACCGTTTTGGAGCATCCCAATCCACAGGGAAGCAGCGCAGGAGATGTGTGGCTAAGCAGAATGTCAGATATTCTGATGAGCTTTGAGGTAAACCTGGTTTTGGTCAAAGGAAACGTGTGCAAAGACTTGATGGAAAGGTGCCTCGCCAGCAGGATCTTGGTAATTGGCTGTGTGGCTCGGGATGTGCTGCGTGCCTTTGGGGCAGCCACAGGTGCCCAGGCAGTGACGTACCTGAGCCAGGTGAACGCTTCCTGCGTGGGGAATGGGGCCTGGGCGGAGCTGTGGGAGGCCGGCGATGGGCGCGCGGTGGATTTGGGTGAGCTGGTGCCGGCGCGGATCGGCGCGGGAGGCCTCGCCCTGCTCACGGCCGTGCTCACCACTGCCCTGCCTTGCAAGGCGCAGCTCCTGCAAGACCAGTTCTGGGCTTTGCTCTGTCGACTCCGTCACGCTCTGAAGGACGGGACGGTTTTCCCTGGGGGCGGCGCAGTGGAGCTCCTGTGCCTCAGTCACATCCAGGCGCTCACAGAGCAGCCCGGGCGACCGGGAATCGACAGAGCTGTGAGAGAGCTTCCCAGTCTCTGGCTGGCAGAGTACAGATCCGttgtgctccaggcactggcGAATCGACAGAGCTGTGAGAGAGCTTCCCAGTCCCTGGCTGGCAGAGTACAGATCCAttgtgctccaggcactggcagCGGATCGGCGCGGGAGGCCTCGCCCTGCTCACGGCCGTGCTCACCACTGCCCTGCCTTGCAAGGCGCAGCTCCTGCAAGACCAGTTCTGGGCTTTGCTCTGTCGACTCCGTCACGCTCTGAAGGACGGGACGGTTTTCCCTGGGGGCGGCGCAGTGGAGCTCCTGTGCCTCAGTCACATCCAGGCGCTCACAGAGCAGCCCGGGCGACCGGGAATCGACAGAGCTGTGAGAGAGCTTCCCAGTCTCTGGCTGGCAGAGTACAGATCCGttgtgctccaggcactggcGAGCGGCTGGAAGCAGTACCTCTCCGTGCTCCTGTGTAACACTGCCAAGGCCAGCTCCGAGCTGCAGGCGGGTGCCTCAGTGGATCACCACCTCCAGAAAGCAGCGGCCTGTGGCTCTCCCTCAGCTTATATTTTGGAAGAGTTTAGGAGAGGTGGAGTGTTCAGTGGCGGCTCTGATCCCTTCCCTAACCAGGTCACAGATTTAAAGGTTTGTGATAACGTTGCGGCCAAGACAGAGGCGTGGAGGAGAGCTCTGgacctggtgctgctggtgcttcaAACTGATGCTGAAATCATCACAGGCCCCAGAAGGAATCAGATCATGAACTCGCCTATGTCAAgtgaatttatgtttttatagGGTTTTCAGGATTTGTAAATTCATGAGTCAGTGGGAGAAGCCCAGGTTCGACCTACATGGCTTTTATAAAGCAAACAATGAGATGTGATTGTGACTTTAGAATGTAACAGCAGAAGTCAGAGTGAGACAGTCACAAGgtaatttcttatttctagaaatgagaattaaataacaaacaaaaaccacttGTGGGCTTATCTCTAACCCAGGCCATACATTTCTAGCTAATGTTATTGCCTGTATGGATGTTCCTCATGTCTGctgaagagagggagagatcTCTTGCATAAGATTGCTGTACTTGTGTTAAATGAAAGACTATACTGTAATTATTTCTTAATACCTTGTTCTTAATTGTTGCATATTGCAAACATAAGATTTAAACTTGAAATAATGTGTTACATTTTATACTGAGAGATTGTATGAATAGATTctatttttgtatatttatatgGTCCTTGCATCTCTGATTTCCCAATATATACTCTCTGGAATTTCTCTAGTTTTGACCAATTCAGGCTGAATCCTTCCTTGTGGTATTAAAGATTGGATGCATCTCTacacaaaattttcttttacattgcCAACTGGATTTGTAGTTAATTTCCATGGGGTCTTTCAGCTATCcttgaagagaggaaaatgttgCTATAAGTTTTAGGTGTTGGCCAACAACTGGAAATGAATCCCTCCTGGTTGTTGAGGCACGGCATTTTTGCTGTGTTACAGCACTGACAGTTTGAAAGCTGGGCACTGGAGAGCTGGCACTTCATTGCAAGAGAGAGGTGTGTAACTatggagatatttttttctgaacttggCATTCTGAGTCACACTGAAAGTGAAATGTCTCACCAGGCTGGTGAAAATagaatggaaaaagaatggaaatggTGATGCTAAAGAGGATCCTTGCATTCAAGAAGTTTCTCATTAAAATGCTCGTGGCTGGCAGCACAGATAATGAAATTCATCCACAAATAAGGTTTAGATACTTATTGGGGGTATTTCTGTATTAAACTCATGTTACATCTCTGAGTTTCTgatctgaaacaaaatattctggttttctctCAGATCACAGAATTTGGTGGATTTTGGCAATATACTATacttataattttaatttggagCAGTAGTTCCCAGTAGCACAAGAGTCTCATTAGATTACAGTTTTGATCATCCTGCAATTATATTATTAATTGGTTGGCAAATTGATGTGCAGCTGCTTGGCCACACTCTTGATGTACCAAGATGTGAGAGAGAAAGAGTCTGGTAGATCAAAAGAGGCAAAAGGAGCTGGGGGCTGTTAAGTGAGAATTAAATGGAAACACAACATATAAGTAAATATAAACagactctgctgctctgcaagtgTTTGCAGCTCATGTTTGGCTTTACACTGCTTTTCTTGAGCCTCCTGTGCTGAGCATTGCATAACCCCTGTTACTAGGAAAAGATCCACTTGGACTTTATTTGAATAATAGAGTGAAGTGTGTTATGGAAAATCTGCAGACAGGAATTGTATTGAGGTGGTCCAACATCTATTTATGGGACTCTTAGACACTGGGAGCTGACACACCAAATGTTGAGAAAGTCCAAAATGATGTAATTTTTCCAATCAGgcttttaattatatatttaaatgttgtGATGCTGAAACCAGGATAAGAGGTTTTCAAAAAAGCTCTCAGATGTTACATTTTCATTAATCAACACCTGTTTTTCTACAGGCTCGTGAAATTGAACAATTTATAAACTAGGTACATCCTGTATCCTGGGTTACttaaaattctgtctttgaTATGCACAGAAGATTACCATGCAAGCTCTCCTCCCCTGAAATTAGGAATGCAACATACTGGTGTGGCTCCCTCAGCCTCAGGTctccacagctctctgcacCAGGCAATGGAGATCCTGTGCCTGTCTGCCATGGCACTCGGCACAGAAAGGATTTCAACATCTGCCACGGGCGActtcagctcctgccaggcagaGGCTCCTCCTCTGGACACAAAGGCTGTTTGTGTAGAGCTTGGTGTGATGGCAGAGCTAAGCCCTTACATGTGATGTGCTTGGGAAATTGGGAAATGGCTGAGATTTCTGGGAGTTGGCACATCTTGCTCCCCGCTGGAACCAAGTCCCAATCAGGTGCTTTGTTTCTCCCAGTATCATCATTCCCAGctcacttcattttctgttcaggGCTGATGGCAttgtatttcatatttctctttataaaacaaatttttaggCCTCTGCTCCTTGAGGATTTCCTGAAATGCAGTAGAAATCTTCTTAGTCATAGTGACCAGACCCTTGTCCCAAGCTGAGCCAGCCTGGAGGGCACAGCCACCTTGAATTCTGTCCCTGTAAGGGACATAGATCAGTGATCAGTGACTGTCAGGAGGCACCTGAGAGTTTTCTTGCTGCCAGGTGTGCTGAAATTGTGAGCTGGGAAATGTGTGTACCTACAGCAGTCCCCAGGTAGGCAAAGGAGTGACTCTGGGAGGGTGAGGAGAAAACTCGTAAGACTGTTTGCACTGAACTCCTTTAGATATCCCAGACTAGGGCTGATGGAGAGGCTGGGagaacattttcccttttttttttttttttttttcccccccccccccccccccccccccccccccccccccccttttttttttttttttttaagaggagaGAGTTGGAGAGGGCAATCGAATCTAGGAGAAAAGTTATCAAGTGACAAGagattttcagctctgcttACAAGGATGAGGTGACTGGCAGGCCTGAGTCATCCCATAAATCACACTACCAGCAAAAAATCATTCTGAAGAGTGGTAAGAAGTGACCTCCTTCCATGCAGAGCAGGTTGGCTTCCTGTAACCAACTCAGGCAGGACATCTACAGGAGCTGAACCAACATCACCAGGTATCAAGTGAATGAAATGTCTTGCaactgttggggttttttaatctttttgtaTGTAAATTCTGTAAAACTGCTGTGCAAACTCCCCGTTACATCAAAGTGCCAAACTCaaatggggctgagctgctgcttcaagGAAGGACTTGCTGTTCTGGAACCAGCTGAGTTGCCAGGACTGCTGTGAACAACAGGCACTTCTGGGAGTAACAGAGGCACATTACAATGGGATGATTTGTTTTACCAAGTTATATCCCTCTCTCTCTGTAGATCAAAAATCCTTTCGAGATAATTCCACACCAGCACTGGAAAATctaaaaattgcaaatttaatTCTGCCACTTGCCACCTGCATCGTTGCATTAATTAACCATTTATTGCAGAGCTGCCGGACCAAGACCTTTCTTCCCTAACCAAGCATGAACAGATCTGCAGTCGTAAAGGGCTTTTTCTTTACAGATAAGGTTGCTTCAAGAACTAATGTCCACAGGGGTGATTCCAGCCCAGGTGACAGAAGAGGGAGGACAGCTCAGGTGTATGCACAAACGAGAGACTGGGTTTGACACTGAATGGTGGTTTGTGCTGTTGATActgaatagaaagaaaagagcacACTGTCTGTCTGTTTTGGTTCCTACCTGTTTATTTTGCTCATAATACCCATTTCTGTAGGATTTTGAAAAGCACCCGCAGTGGTGATTTCAAGAAAAGAGCACACTGTCTGTCTGTTTTGGTTCCTACCTGTTTATTTTGCTCATAATACCCATTTCTGTAGGATTTTGAAAAGCACCCGCAGTGGTGCTTCTGCTGATTTCAATGCTGGTTTGCTGTGAGTACAGGGATTCAGCTTGTTGCATTGTGTCCCTGAAAACTCCGTAGGGACAAGGGCAGTTTGGGGCAGAGATGCAGAATGGAAGGAGAGAGTCGTTCCCCAGTTTCTCCTTCCACATCAGGCCCTGGATGACCCCTGGGGAGTGGCTTTGTGTCACATTTAATCCAACCCCGAGTTTAATCCAacccagcaccatccccagcagccaTGTGTTCCCATGGTGAGATGTGTTTGGGAGGAGTCTTTCTTGGAGGGTGGAAAGAAAGGCTGGGCCATGATCATGCACAGATGGTGAAAGAGCTCACGAGAAGGGGGAGAAACCAAGGGCTGTATTTGGTTTCCTTGCCTAGCAGagattcaaaacaaaaaactgtttAGTTCAAAAGGAATTCTTTCCTTGGGGACCAAGTGCTACTCCAAACAATaggattattttttcattattgcaGGAGTAGTAAAGATGGCATGCAGTTTTTATTTAGAAGTAGTGGGAAGATTTGCTCCGACCGTGTTTTATTCCAGCTGAAATCAGTAGAATGGGGTTTAGTGCTATTCACAACTTTTGTCCATTGTGTTGTGAGATCAGATATTTAACCATCATTGCAGATTTGGAGAGATTACTGAAAATAACACAGTTGGTGAACTTACTTATTTCCAAGGTCTAATTTGAGTCACTGCTTTCACTGACTacacttaaaaacaaaacaaacccaaacaacaagAACTTACTATTTGTTAGGACTGGAGAGCCAGAATAATCCCAGAGGAGttgtataaaataaatttaacttatatatgtacatatattcACACATTCTGGAGCAGAACAGTTTCTCAATCAGCAGCATTAATCTACAGTGTAGTCACACAACTCTGAATAGATTCACCTCCTGTTAATGTCAAAGAAAACCATCAAAATACCTCCTTTTTTAGAATAGCTATCTAttatcagtaatttttttttaaagagagcCTTGTAGAAAAAGGATCCCTCCAGTAAATGGAAAGGAATTGAGTCTTGTTTGGGGTATTAATTCCTGTATTccatctgctgctccctgcatttGCAGTTCTGCCTGTGAGTCACAGCTCCAGGATATGCCTGTACAAGTTTTAGGGGAAGCGAGCACAATTCCACATTTGTAGTTCCATATTAGTATAATGTCTTTGATTCCCTACAGTGATGAAAATTAActggcacacctgcagcaataGAGATACGTTGATTAGATCAGGTTAATTAACTGGCAAAGCCCTGCCAGTATAGCATTATTCCAGCTCCTGAGTATTCCGTGCTCAAGGTAAGGGGCAGTCATTGCTCAGTGCCTCTCACTGCCCTTCATCTCTTGGTTTATGTGAGCACTGTTTAAACAACCACCCCAACCATCCCACCCAAACTGCCTTCTGGAGCTGTTCAGCTGGGACAGTGTTGCTGATGGCTGCCAGAAGCCAGGCAACTTGGGTATCACTGGCAGTAAGAGAGCTTTGCTGGAACTGAGGCCCAAATCTCTTATTGTTTATCTGAAGTACCAGGCAGTTAACTGGAAAAATGGTCATTTATTGTGACCCTGGCTGTGCAATTATTCAGGCCTGTAACTGACATCTCGAACACAAGAGCAGTGCTGTAAAAAAGCACTGAGAATTGCCAAATGTCAGAGCAGTAATTGCTATACATGGCATTACTGTGGCTAATTTGAGAGCTGGTCTCACAtctcacctccagtgctggatACTCAGGActgtttcccagcagagcttgaGGAGGACCTCCAGCCTCCCAGATTCCTCTCACAGCCATTCATAAGGCCAGTGAAACTGTGGAAGAAGAGAGAACTTTCAAggccaggagaagctggaggaaATCCAGTGTCTCTTACTTGTTCATGTCTCATTATTAAACAGACTTGTTATTATTAAAGTGCTGAAGAAAGACCTTCCCAAGATACAGAAGCTAGTTTAAAAGATTTTAGTCCGTGCCAAGAGGTCCTGCTTGAATTAACTGTGTTTGCTCACCTTGAATGGAAATTCCCAGATGCTTTTGCTGATATGACAAGATACAATTTCCCTGATATGTTGTTCTCAGGATcctggaggggaaggggaaatcACATTTCGGTCCTGAATTAGAACAGGGACCAATCcctttctcattaaaaatatcagtgaaGTTTCCATTGCTTTGGGAAATTGGTCCCTGAGAAACTGAATTTTGCAAAACTATGACTGTCCTTCTTCCCTCTTCTAAATACTGGCAAATGGTGACTTTTGGATATTTCTCAGTGGCAAGAAATGTAAAAgtaaatttgtaaaaaaaaaatttgtaaaaataagaaaagagaaatgtaaaagtaaatttgtaaaaaaaaaataaatttgtaaaaataagaaaagaaatgtaatgTAAATTTGAAGACTGCAAATGATGAGAAGTGCAACTTTCATTAAAAGCCTCTCTCAGATGAACCTCTGATAAACTCTGGTAGCAATAACCTTTGGTTAAGGATGGcatggaaaacatttccttcagAGATGCAATAGGTTGAGCCGTGCTCTATCCACAGAAGAATTTGATGAGGTTTAGAAGCCCTGCATCCCTAGGTTAAGGGATGCCTCCTACAGGGAATGTCACTTAGGAAGAGCAGTCAGCTTTGGAAACAGGCATATCCAGGTCTGTCAGTCTGTTTCTTACCTTAAAACTGCAAACCCTGTAGAGAAAAAACTCTTTACTCTGTTCATATGGTACGTAACAGAACGAGGCCTTGGATGATGATCAGGAGTCAGAATTGTTGTAGGAATGAATGACTGTTTGATGTCATCAAAGATATGGTTTCTTCACCTCAAAAGAAATTTCCTTGATTTGTAAAGCTGATGAAGCTGATGGAATTTCTCTAAAAGCCTTCTCACTTGGCCTTACACAATTCCCACAAGTCTGAATTCCATAAGGATAATATTAGAATAGCTCTTGGAGAGTAATAGTAAACATTGACAATGAACACAGTAGCTATTTTTTGGAATGTAGGGTGAAGATTAAAGCACAGTAGTTATAATGTGCCAAGCAGAGCTCTGAGTAGTCGTACAACACAGTGCAAACTCAGTGGAGCAGAGCAATTCCTCTACATCCGAGCTGGCATGCTGGCAGGATGGAAGGAATGTTGTCTTTTCAAATGCCTGGGAAATGAAGTGAGACCACAGTGTATGTGTGAGGGTTGGAgtttcattaattctttttaacATCTCTTTGAAAGAATTCCCCATAATCTGCAGTCATTTCCTTTGCATGCCATCTCATTATTTATGGCTGTAATATTAATCTCCAGGGTTCAGTCTCTATCTGTTTGTCTTGGTCTGACAAAAGTGTTGGAAGTTGCCCCTTGTCACGTTTCCTGTATTGCTGATGCAATGCTGGGTCAGGCAGATTTGTAGCAGTGGTTTTAATATTGCAAGCAAAAAATGAACAGGCTTTATTGCTGCAGATTTGAGGAAAACCCTTCTCCTCTTTGGTTTAGTTGGAGTTGTTTTggttgtggtttatttttttaaggggaaacttaaaatgcttttttagaATTGTGCTTTCATCTGTGTCTGCCTCTTCccctgctgtgtttgctcttgAGTCCCCAAAATTAGCAAGAGTCATGTTCTAGTTTGCAGTGCAATAGGAAAGAATAACTTGACTTTCTAAAATGTAATAAACAGTGTAAGACCTGGAACAAGTACAAAACCTTCAGACAAGGTGAAAGCCCCCAGAAGAATACCTCTATTCAGAATGTCTCGGGATGTCTGCAAATACTGCCAGCAGCTTAAGTcttgtccttttcctttccaaacatGTGTATTaggttttcctttaaaaatacatactgTATCCCTGAACTCTTCCACACTCCCAGTCAAAGAAGGTAGTATTTCCTTTCGACCAGCTGATtcatacataaaataaaagctgcgAGACATTATTTTGGTCTTGGTTCTTTCCCTGTTGTGATATTGATGGAAAACAGCCTCTGAAATGGTCAAGCTTTGAAACCACCAATCATCTCTAGCTATTGAGGGGTTACCTGGCTCGACATCTCAGGAATTCCACAGGGCTCAAATCCAGTTTAAAATGTCCCTTATCCTCTGGGGCCTGTGTTATACAGCAGATCTTACAAATCTGTTTAAAATGTCCCTTATCCTCTGGGGCCTGTGCTATACAGCAGATCTTAAAATCCATACACTgcactttatttcttcattgtgttttggttttgaatgGAACTAACTATGATCCTTCCTCCTCTTGTTTATTTAACAACAAAATATCTGCTTTGCAGGTAGggcaaaaatgttttgttttgtgtagGAAGCTCAGCTACAGACTTACCTTTCTATAATGCCTGTAGGTTACATCGGTGAAGATAAAGCCCTTACATCACACAGCTGTTCTGTACCTGTGTCTCTAAATGCACATGGGATGACTTAGAATAATATGCCTAGCAGATGAGAGTAATTTGTTCCTTAAATACGAGCTTTGTCATTATTTTGGGGTCAGATATGATGGAGTGAGAGACTGTCTGTTGTTTAATGTGTCATCTCTTCCACCTGGTGACACCCATCTCTTTTGAGTGTCCCAAGCAGAGGCTAATTTTGTAGCTGTGATGTTGCCAGCAGCCTGAGAAGGATTCCTTGTGgcatttatttgcttctttttatttgccttaaaATCACTGCTGATTACAGCCTGAGTTTCTCTTTGTGGTCAGATGAGAACAACAGCcaaaattccactgaaatttaACTTACTGGGAAGGAGCCGTAAGTGGTCCAGGATTTATTCTTGGATTGTTTTGCTGTGTCACCATCTTTTATTAGCTGATAATTTCCTGTTCATCAATGACAAAGCAATCAAACAGCATATCCTCTGCAGTGGAGGTTGTCCCTACATGAGTAGCTTTTTGTGTTTAAAGTCTAGGCAAGAGAGAGTTCTTCCTAGGCGTAAAAAATGTGCATGGAAGGAAGAGATTAATATTAAGATGATGGCCTCATCATCTGATTTGGCCTCTTAAATCCTTCTGGAAGTGCCAGGTCCAGAAATTCCcccaattaattttcttaaaatcctCTCTGTATTCTGCTTCTAACAAAGTCCTGTGAGAATGACTGCAACAGATGAGAAAATTAACTGAGATTTGAACCACATTTGAAGTTGGCAGGAAAGTGAGGGGCTTAAAGCCAAGCTCCACACCATCCTTAAATACGGAATATTTGGGATCAAGAGCCCAGTGTTTGCTTCTGAGGGGAACTAGGGCTGCTTGTGATTTGCTGCAATCCATCAGGATTTTGAAGTCCTGTCAAAGAAATGTCACTGGGAATGAAGAGCATGGAAGGGAGAGGACCCTGGAGGCttgcctggggacagcaccaACTATGGCTGGGACCTCCCTCCCACTGTTATCTGGGGTGTGGAAGAACCAGGCTGGAGAATGTCATGAATccattttttcttgctgttgttttgtttgggtttttttagtgaGTTGGTTAGCAGAGGTTGGCTACAGTTGATCATAAGGATACCTGTGAGGACTGTGTGACTTGCTCAGACATAATTCTGAAGGCAGCAATTACATATTGCAGAAATTTCAAACCATAATTCAAGATCAATGTTATGTTGCACCTTTGCAGTAATTGGAAGCAGCTCAGTTCCACAATAAATTTTGGAGACAAGTAACCACTTGAAGCCTAAAACTGTTCCACTGTCATTAttgctctttgttttcatttttaaatcttgCAATTagtgttcttaaaaaaataataaataaagcaaaaggcaaaTACAGACCATctgtgaaacaaaaagaaattgttaAAAGCTGCATCCACGAGGATCTCTGGGAAGAGTGCCACAACATAACTAAGCATTCAGCCAGCATGATATAATTACAAATTAAACATCTCTAAAACAAATtccaaattgaaaataaaaatccattctgcttctttctttgttgTAGAGGATCATATTAATTTCAGTTCTAGAAATTACCACCTATCCTCCTGCAAACTGCAAGGTCCgtgggctctgcctgccctccacAGGTGGGGTTTTCTGGAGGGGGCAGCTCATGGGGCATTGCTCAAATCCATATTTCAGTCAAGAGACTAGTTCAGGAGGATTTAGAGCAAGTGTGGAGCTTGCTGTGTTTTTTAGAGCTCTGACATAACAGCAGGTAAGGACATTCCGTATTCATGGCATATAGAAACGTGCCTCTTGTTCCAGGAGACGGCTTCTTTAGCTCGTATCAACTGGATCATGTAAATAAAGGGCCATTGACAGTGATATGTTGAGGCATAATCGTTCTACTCTTAAATAGAACGCAGAGCTCTGACATAACAGCAGGTAAGGACATTCTGTATTCATGGCATATAGAAACGTGCCTCTTGTTCCAGGAGACGGCTTCTTTAGCTCGTATCAACTGGATCATGTAAATAAAGGGCCATTGACAGTGATATGTTGAGGCATAATCATTTTACTCTTAAATAGAACGCAGTCTCCAATATGTTctcatttcttgcttttatcTAAAGGAACATTTTGCTGCATTAGCCAGACTGGGTCTAGTCTCCAATATGTTCTCATTTCTTGCTTTTACCTAAAGGAACATTTTGCTGCGTTAGCCAGACTGGATCCGATGGCTCTTGGGGCATGCTTGAGGTGAAAGTGCTTTCAGCAAAGTCATCAAAGGATTTGTAATGACAACTTACGTTATCGTTTGATGCTGTGTTTGCAAGAGGAGCAAATGGAAACTAGtccttgaaaaagaaaagccagtaGAAGAATTctgtaaataaatgaaatggaTGAAGACACAGTATCTAAAATTATTGCTGAGCAGTTTTGGTATTTAAACCACACTCCTTTTTCTGAGGGATGCCCTGCCTTTCACAGAGAAGTGTTATTCTCAGTTTTAGAGGTTAGGTTTGCATGGTAAATGGATCTGTCCTCTCCAGCAAAACCAGAAGTATTCCTAAGAACTGAAGATGAgtataatggaaaaaaaatctccagaatAAAATGTCTCCATGAAGATCAGATTAATCCTGAGACTGAGTAAACAAGGTTAGTTTCTCAGGGAAGTTAAAGTAGCTGCAAGAAAATGGCTTGACATATCAGGCACAAAATAGTACACCAAACACAACACAGTTTTTGAAACCCTCCTAATTTAAACCAAAAGAGAAATCCTCTACCTCATATATataattctaaataaataatcagTTATTCAGATGTTTGCAATaggaaaaattgaattttctgctttgaagaagAGCATAAACCAATGGCTTATAAGGGAAGGTTCATCAGAATTTCCTTTAGACATTTGAAACCAATGAAGATGTCCTTGATAAACACAAGTGCTGGAGTAAAAATTCAAGCTTTTTTGCTTGATGATccaatgttttgtttttcccttatGACACTGTTGTAGAAATAGAAACCATGAATTTCATTGTGAATTTCTTTACTTGGTTTTGGAACTTCACCCTTGattttttcttagatttttcAGTACCTCTGAAGGGAGatgatttaatttcagaattctgTTTGATGTGCATTGTAAGCTTTACTCTGGTCACAAAAGCTCCTATTTCTGATTGCAATTACCACCAGTCTGTTTCTTTAACAGAGAGGTTGAATTGCCATCATTTATATCCAGTCTGTTAATCTCCATACTTCCACTTCTCAGCTCCTCCCTcgtgtcccaggtgtgttaAATCAGGAAgtctcagcactgctgtcatCTGGTCCGTGCCTCCT
The genomic region above belongs to Ficedula albicollis isolate OC2 chromosome 4, FicAlb1.5, whole genome shotgun sequence and contains:
- the BBS12 gene encoding Bardet-Biedl syndrome 12 protein isoform X2 — encoded protein: MAFRDANARRHIGLQQLSSLASPGRTFLGPMKSHKFIVDEITNQSTLICSAVRLIESLDLTSAVGQLLNETIQAQNKEFKTGMSTLLFLVGAWSSAVVECLQQNVPVPAIVSVMSEGLNSCCERVQCLQIPIQDVKKELCSSPVGPKPCESKTGQVGCDGLTNPWNCLCFQRDISATEEVIPVNSCSHQGDDCSFNKFLVSPLAGFGSVPSVVKAVGDRSSSALSVSGGTASSSITRKLTHSRHFSTLGKSHFSSQQDSFQEYLSGPSADVCGCCGLGHLATALSHGNQTSVKLLQSIAAYQQERAECSGSSQINITEIVTCCVLGLPEGYSCVSPGFVTLVSPEQATVLKHFADKPLRILLVDGDLTERYRHLGFNRPCNVRTVLEHPNPQGSSAGDVWLSRMSDILMSFEVNLVLVKGNVCKDLMERCLASRILVIGCVARDVLRAFGAATGAQAVTYLSQVNASCVGNGAWAELWEAGDGRAVDLGELVPARIGAGGLALLTAVLTTALPCKAQLLQDQFWALLCRLRHALKDGTVFPGGGAVELLCLSHIQALTEQPGRPGIDRAVRELPSLWLAEYRSVYRSVVLQALASGWKQYLSVLLCNTAKASSELQAGASVDHHLQKAAACGSPSAYILEEFRRGGVFSGGSDPFPNQVTDLKVCDNVAAKTEAWRRALDLVLLVLQTDAEIITGPRRNQIMNSPMSSEFMFL
- the BBS12 gene encoding Bardet-Biedl syndrome 12 protein isoform X1, with translation MAFRDANARRHIGLQQLSSLASPGRTFLGPMKSHKFIVDEITNQSTLICSAVRLIESLDLTSAVGQLLNETIQAQNKEFKTGMSTLLFLVGAWSSAVVECLQQNVPVPAIVSVMSEGLNSCCERVQCLQIPIQDVKKELCSSPVGPKPCESKTGQVGCDGLTNPWNCLCFQRDISATEEVIPVNSCSHQGDDCSFNKFLVSPLAGFGSVPSVVKAVGDRSSSALSVSGGTASSSITRKLTHSRHFSTLGKSHFSSQQDSFQEYLSGPSADVCGCCGLGHLATALSHGNQTSVKLLQSIAAYQQERAECSGSSQINITEIVTCCVLGLPEGYSCVSPGFVTLVSPEQATVLKHFADKPLRILLVDGDLTERYRHLGFNRPCNVRTVLEHPNPQGSSAGDVWLSRMSDILMSFEVNLVLVKGNVCKDLMERCLASRILVIGCVARDVLRAFGAATGAQAVTYLSQVNASCVGNGAWAELWEAGDGRAVDLGELVPARIGAGGLALLTAVLTTALPCKAQLLQDQFWALLCRLRHALKDGTVFPGGGAVELLCLSHIQALTEQPGRPGIDRAVRELPSLWLAEYRSVVLQALASGWKQYLSVLLCNTAKASSELQAGASVDHHLQKAAACGSPSAYILEEFRRGGVFSGGSDPFPNQVTDLKVCDNVAAKTEAWRRALDLVLLVLQTDAEIITGPRRNQIMNSPMSSEFMFL